The proteins below are encoded in one region of Paenibacillus albus:
- a CDS encoding glycoside hydrolase family 43 protein translates to MLKRTSGNPIFEGWYADPEARIFENKYWIYPTYSAPYEEQRHFDAFYSTDLIEWTKVDRILEMSSISWAWRAMWAPSPIERGGKYYYYFAANDIQSDDEIGGIGVAVADRPEGPYRDAIGKPLVDKFHHGAQPIDPHVFIDDDGSAYLYYGGWGHCNVVKLNDDMISIGTFEDGETFKSVTPEHFVEGPCMIKRDGFYYFMWAEGGWGVPDYSVAYAKATSPLGPFERVGKILQQNPEVATSAGHHGMIQVPGTDEWIIVYHRRPLTETDRNHRVVCLDRMEFEEDGSIRPVQLTFEGVSARPIGE, encoded by the coding sequence ATGTTGAAGCGCACATCAGGCAATCCGATTTTTGAAGGTTGGTATGCAGACCCTGAAGCAAGAATTTTCGAGAACAAATACTGGATTTATCCAACTTATTCCGCCCCTTATGAGGAGCAAAGACATTTCGACGCGTTCTATTCCACAGATCTGATTGAATGGACGAAGGTTGACCGTATTCTTGAGATGAGCAGCATATCGTGGGCTTGGAGAGCGATGTGGGCACCATCACCGATCGAGCGCGGCGGCAAATACTATTATTATTTTGCAGCGAATGATATTCAGAGCGACGATGAGATCGGCGGCATCGGCGTAGCGGTAGCTGACCGGCCAGAAGGGCCTTATCGCGATGCAATCGGCAAGCCGCTTGTTGATAAGTTCCACCATGGGGCTCAGCCTATCGATCCGCATGTATTTATCGACGATGATGGAAGCGCATACTTATACTACGGCGGCTGGGGACATTGCAACGTCGTGAAGCTTAATGATGATATGATCAGCATCGGCACCTTTGAAGATGGAGAGACATTCAAATCCGTAACTCCGGAGCATTTCGTTGAGGGGCCGTGCATGATTAAGCGCGATGGCTTCTATTACTTCATGTGGGCAGAAGGCGGCTGGGGCGTGCCGGATTATTCGGTGGCATATGCCAAAGCGACGTCGCCGCTCGGGCCGTTCGAGCGAGTCGGGAAGATCCTGCAGCAGAATCCGGAAGTCGCAACGAGTGCCGGTCATCATGGGATGATTCAAGTGCCGGGCACAGATGAGTGGATTATCGTCTACCATCGCCGTCCGCTTACCGAGACAGACCGGAATCACCGAGTTGTCTGCCTTGATCGTATGGAGTTTGAGGAGGATGGAAGCATCCGCCCTGTACAACTGACATTCGAAGGAGTTAGCGCAAGGCCGATCGGAGAATAG
- a CDS encoding N-acetylmuramoyl-L-alanine amidase family protein has product MSKSVDLIQKTLTRLILPLCTVLAITASQPAPCTAAAYPLDAPAKYTNTRVLPPDYRRALPSAEVLIDVGHGGIDGGAHHEHVLEKDINLAIAKKLYLLLSASGINAVLNRDADYALSDDNRWNPARSRHRRDLSQRSQLTKEIQTRILVSIHVNWAPDKTEYGPLVLHQNEGESALLAFCIQDALNRKQNTRALPRVGKPFYLLNVVKQPAVIVELGFLSHEGDREMLTNPRKQVQLAEAINSGVRNYLLLR; this is encoded by the coding sequence ATGTCCAAGTCAGTAGATCTCATTCAAAAAACGTTGACGCGACTCATTCTGCCGCTTTGCACGGTTCTCGCGATAACCGCCAGCCAGCCGGCACCATGCACCGCAGCTGCGTATCCACTGGATGCACCAGCGAAATATACCAACACTCGCGTGCTGCCGCCGGATTATAGGAGAGCTTTGCCAAGTGCAGAAGTATTAATTGACGTCGGTCATGGCGGCATTGACGGCGGCGCTCATCATGAGCATGTATTGGAGAAAGACATCAACCTTGCGATTGCCAAAAAGCTCTATTTGCTTCTAAGCGCAAGTGGCATTAATGCTGTACTTAACCGAGATGCAGATTACGCGCTAAGCGACGACAATAGGTGGAACCCGGCCCGCTCGAGGCATAGACGCGACTTGTCGCAGCGCAGCCAATTGACCAAAGAAATTCAGACGCGCATTCTCGTCAGCATTCATGTGAATTGGGCGCCTGACAAGACTGAGTATGGACCGCTCGTCCTTCATCAGAATGAAGGAGAGAGCGCACTGCTTGCATTCTGCATCCAGGATGCACTTAACCGCAAACAGAACACCCGCGCACTTCCGCGCGTAGGCAAGCCCTTCTACTTGCTTAATGTCGTCAAGCAGCCCGCCGTCATTGTAGAGCTCGGATTTCTCAGCCACGAAGGCGACCGCGAGATGCTAACCAACCCTCGCAAGCAGGTTCAGCTTGCAGAAGCGATCAACTCAGGGGTGAGGAACTATCTCCTTCTCCGCTGA
- a CDS encoding DoxX family protein has protein sequence MNIALWIIQGVLALMFVMAGMMKAFNYEKVKASMPWSSDYSKGTVNFIGWSELLGGIGLILPFAIGVAPVLTAIAAIALAFVMVLAVGVHAKRKENQAIGMNIILVVLLVFVAIGRM, from the coding sequence ATGAATATTGCACTTTGGATTATTCAAGGGGTATTGGCACTTATGTTTGTGATGGCGGGCATGATGAAGGCATTCAACTACGAGAAAGTAAAAGCGAGTATGCCTTGGTCTAGCGATTATAGCAAAGGAACGGTTAACTTCATCGGTTGGTCGGAGCTCCTTGGTGGAATCGGTCTGATCCTACCGTTCGCAATAGGAGTGGCGCCTGTGCTGACAGCCATTGCAGCTATTGCACTTGCCTTCGTAATGGTATTGGCAGTCGGCGTGCATGCGAAGCGTAAAGAGAATCAAGCGATAGGAATGAATATCATATTAGTCGTGCTGCTCGTATTTGTAGCGATTGGCCGGATGTAA
- a CDS encoding winged helix-turn-helix transcriptional regulator, whose protein sequence is MSENCEFTKVLEILGGKWKPSIMYQLFMNGTMRFSELQRSLPEITKKMLTTQLRELEYHDIVHRKIYMQIPPKVEYSMTEHGRSLSPVLMAMNDWGKAHLVHLHELHGEAHSEKDAVSATVNDEIPEVEAK, encoded by the coding sequence ATGTCTGAGAACTGTGAATTTACAAAGGTACTTGAAATTCTCGGAGGCAAATGGAAGCCTTCGATTATGTATCAGCTCTTCATGAACGGAACGATGCGATTCAGCGAGCTGCAGCGCTCTTTACCGGAAATTACGAAGAAAATGCTGACAACGCAGCTTCGCGAGCTCGAATACCACGATATCGTTCACCGGAAAATTTATATGCAAATTCCTCCCAAAGTCGAATACTCCATGACCGAGCATGGTAGAAGCCTCTCACCGGTCCTCATGGCGATGAATGATTGGGGCAAAGCCCATCTCGTGCACCTTCATGAATTACACGGAGAAGCACACTCAGAAAAAGATGCAGTGAGCGCGACCGTGAACGACGAGATTCCCGAGGTTGAAGCCAAATAA
- a CDS encoding exosporium protein C yields MTHVIWFNASVPAVVTDQVHIEIPLTPEKVILAELGVFIAPHYANNRVQLIATVGVGGEEASISQLLFRLFRGTQEIYYALQGVEPGYERNMIVSFQAIDTNVSEGSHGYSLYVERMTESGAAVIGPINLSATVYAW; encoded by the coding sequence ATGACTCACGTTATTTGGTTTAACGCTAGTGTTCCAGCAGTCGTTACCGATCAGGTTCATATTGAAATTCCGCTTACGCCCGAGAAAGTCATTTTGGCTGAGCTAGGCGTCTTTATTGCTCCGCATTACGCGAACAACCGAGTTCAGTTAATTGCCACAGTTGGTGTTGGAGGCGAAGAAGCAAGCATTTCGCAATTGTTATTCCGCTTGTTCCGGGGAACGCAAGAAATTTACTATGCGCTCCAAGGTGTGGAACCGGGATATGAGAGAAACATGATTGTCTCTTTCCAAGCAATCGACACGAATGTGTCCGAAGGCTCGCACGGTTACTCGTTATATGTGGAAAGAATGACTGAATCAGGTGCAGCAGTTATCGGTCCGATCAATCTGAGCGCAACTGTATATGCATGGTGA
- a CDS encoding divergent polysaccharide deacetylase family protein, with translation MTQKKQAKWIGICAMITAALMLLMPLSGGIAKASEQSEVKGNRQVAIVIDDFGNNMTGTREMMELPVHFTVAVMPFLPTTKQDAELAHKLGHDVIVHMPMEPVKGKPEWLGPGAITTAMSDEEIRKRVEEAINEVPHAVGMNNHMGSKVTADERVMRVVLSVVKTHGMFFLDSRTTFKTVLPKLTAELGVPLLSNQVFLDDVYTASHISKQVGILRKYLESHDSCVTIGHVGPPGKMTASVLKASIPSMQSNTTFVTLSQMIIPSAEKEIVPHP, from the coding sequence ATGACCCAGAAGAAGCAGGCAAAATGGATCGGCATATGCGCCATGATTACAGCTGCGCTCATGCTGCTTATGCCGCTTAGCGGCGGCATTGCTAAGGCTAGCGAGCAGAGCGAAGTGAAGGGCAATCGCCAAGTAGCCATTGTCATTGATGATTTCGGCAACAACATGACGGGAACGAGAGAGATGATGGAGCTCCCGGTTCATTTTACGGTGGCGGTAATGCCGTTCCTGCCGACGACAAAGCAGGATGCGGAGCTTGCGCATAAGCTTGGTCATGATGTCATCGTCCATATGCCGATGGAGCCGGTGAAAGGGAAGCCGGAATGGCTAGGTCCCGGCGCGATTACAACTGCTATGAGCGACGAGGAAATCCGCAAACGCGTCGAAGAGGCGATTAACGAAGTCCCTCATGCCGTCGGGATGAACAACCACATGGGCTCCAAGGTGACAGCGGATGAGCGGGTCATGCGCGTCGTGCTTTCCGTCGTGAAAACACATGGGATGTTCTTCCTCGACAGCCGGACGACCTTTAAGACGGTGCTGCCGAAGCTGACAGCTGAGCTTGGCGTGCCTCTATTGTCGAATCAAGTTTTTCTTGATGACGTGTATACGGCTAGTCACATTTCGAAGCAGGTCGGCATACTGCGCAAGTATCTGGAGAGTCATGACAGCTGTGTCACGATCGGTCATGTCGGCCCTCCGGGCAAGATGACGGCTTCGGTGCTTAAAGCAAGCATTCCAAGCATGCAGTCGAATACAACGTTCGTTACTCTGTCCCAAATGATCATTCCATCAGCGGAGAAGGAGATAGTTCCTCACCCCTGA
- a CDS encoding MerR family transcriptional regulator, translated as MLYKVKEVAEMVGVSIRTLHHYDEIDLLTPGAVNPFGHRLYTDRELERLQQILFFRELGFPLDEIRRLMDSPDYDRKRTLDKHMELLFQKKQRLDDIIGTVIKTIQSMEGGYTMSAQEMFSGFDFKAIEADMNKYTALGKEHTLAVKADGTVWGWGNVNLKNRAEGSMPTPTMLLSNVEGIAASMGHYHSFAIKGDGTVWGWGSNTHGQLGNGTIDNYVDTPIKVEGIEDAASVTGGVFHALALKKDSSVWAWGPNWYGQLGDGTVDARIAPVKIEGLTDVKEVSAGCFHSMALKNDGTVWRFGGYGDCTDAYPIKDEVWTPTQIVSLERIIQISAGGCHGAALRNDGTVWTWGYNTEGQLGDRAFDAKCSMEPRMVVGLSDVQAVAAGGRFTLALCKDGTVWSWGSNVNGELGDGTYDKNRSAKPIKGLEDVIHIAAGTKHAMAIKKDGSVWLWGRNAHGQLGDIVETSCNVPVKSF; from the coding sequence GTGCTATACAAAGTAAAGGAAGTTGCCGAAATGGTCGGCGTAAGCATTCGAACACTGCATCATTACGATGAAATCGACCTACTGACGCCTGGTGCAGTGAACCCATTTGGTCATCGGCTTTACACGGATCGAGAATTGGAACGGCTTCAGCAAATCTTGTTCTTTCGCGAACTAGGATTTCCATTAGACGAGATTAGAAGGTTGATGGATAGTCCTGATTATGATCGCAAACGAACACTGGATAAGCATATGGAGCTATTGTTCCAGAAGAAGCAGCGTCTTGATGACATTATTGGAACCGTTATCAAAACAATTCAGTCTATGGAAGGCGGGTATACGATGTCTGCACAAGAGATGTTCAGCGGCTTCGACTTTAAAGCAATTGAAGCTGACATGAACAAGTACACTGCACTGGGCAAGGAACATACATTAGCGGTCAAAGCAGATGGAACGGTATGGGGATGGGGCAATGTTAATTTAAAGAACCGTGCAGAAGGAAGCATGCCTACTCCCACAATGCTGCTATCCAACGTCGAAGGCATTGCAGCAAGCATGGGCCATTATCACTCCTTTGCGATAAAAGGGGACGGTACGGTATGGGGATGGGGCAGCAATACCCATGGTCAGCTTGGTAACGGAACGATTGACAATTACGTTGATACGCCAATTAAAGTGGAAGGTATTGAGGATGCTGCGTCTGTTACGGGTGGCGTATTTCATGCGCTAGCATTGAAGAAGGATAGCTCGGTATGGGCATGGGGACCGAACTGGTATGGCCAGCTTGGAGATGGAACGGTCGATGCGAGAATAGCTCCAGTGAAGATCGAAGGCTTAACAGATGTCAAAGAAGTGTCAGCCGGATGCTTCCATTCAATGGCGCTCAAAAACGATGGAACGGTTTGGCGGTTTGGCGGATATGGAGATTGCACAGACGCTTACCCAATTAAAGATGAAGTCTGGACGCCAACACAGATAGTTTCGCTGGAACGCATCATTCAAATTTCTGCAGGTGGCTGCCATGGCGCAGCTCTGAGAAATGACGGCACGGTCTGGACTTGGGGCTACAACACAGAGGGCCAATTAGGTGATCGAGCTTTCGATGCGAAATGCTCGATGGAACCAAGAATGGTTGTCGGGCTGTCCGATGTGCAAGCTGTTGCAGCAGGAGGGCGTTTCACGTTAGCGCTTTGCAAAGACGGCACTGTGTGGTCATGGGGCAGCAACGTTAACGGCGAGCTTGGAGATGGGACTTATGATAAGAATCGCTCGGCCAAGCCTATCAAAGGATTAGAGGATGTTATCCATATTGCAGCCGGTACCAAGCACGCTATGGCGATTAAGAAAGATGGCAGCGTATGGCTGTGGGGCAGAAATGCGCATGGCCAGCTTGGCGATATCGTCGAAACTTCATGTAACGTGCCAGTCAAGAGTTTCTAG
- a CDS encoding DODA-type extradiol aromatic ring-opening family dioxygenase — MISPVFLAHGSPMTIFEQSEFTAFLNRYGKENRPKAIVIFSAHFESEITTIAATDDVHEMVYDYYGFPPSYYQVQYPARGSSIVANMVEERLRLHNIPVQQKYRGLDHGVFPIMMHAYPDADIPIVPVSVNPFLSPREHIAIGEALQGLEKDGVLVIGSGFLTHNFGEIDRAGDAPPRQWAVEFRDWIREKVLARDIESLSQYETLAPHARRGVPRAEHFVPLLIALGANTPGKDIRVLYDTIEHGSLSTLSVQF, encoded by the coding sequence ATGATTTCACCTGTATTTCTGGCGCATGGATCGCCAATGACGATATTCGAGCAATCTGAGTTTACCGCTTTTCTTAACCGATATGGCAAGGAGAATCGTCCGAAAGCAATCGTCATTTTCTCCGCGCATTTCGAGAGTGAGATTACGACCATTGCGGCCACAGACGATGTCCATGAGATGGTCTATGACTATTATGGGTTCCCGCCGTCGTACTATCAGGTACAGTACCCGGCTAGAGGCTCGTCGATCGTCGCGAATATGGTGGAGGAGCGCCTTCGCCTTCACAATATCCCCGTACAGCAGAAGTATCGCGGACTCGATCACGGTGTTTTCCCGATCATGATGCATGCCTATCCGGATGCCGATATTCCGATCGTACCGGTATCGGTTAACCCGTTCTTGTCTCCAAGGGAACATATCGCGATCGGCGAAGCTCTGCAGGGGCTTGAGAAGGATGGGGTGCTTGTTATTGGAAGCGGCTTTCTGACGCATAACTTTGGTGAGATTGATCGTGCAGGAGATGCGCCGCCGCGGCAATGGGCTGTTGAATTTAGAGATTGGATTCGTGAAAAGGTGCTTGCGCGCGATATCGAATCGCTTAGCCAGTACGAGACGCTTGCCCCGCATGCAAGGCGCGGTGTCCCGCGGGCGGAGCATTTTGTACCGCTGCTCATTGCGCTCGGAGCGAATACGCCTGGCAAGGATATACGTGTTCTCTATGATACGATTGAACATGGATCGCTGAGTACGCTTAGTGTGCAGTTTTAA
- a CDS encoding phosphotransferase enzyme family protein: MYENLIKELLIEKYSLSAVKVELISYSGKMVYEVLGAGEKKYIFDLFMKKENENSTSNDENVKYYTPEAIASEARILHILNEQVPELKSPCPVPNNDGQLLSEMTVDGASLQCLLRYYIAGEELVKGSPEYVRQAYDAGVAAAKLHQCSIHHMQGEYINRPVHRQQYVHKIINTIHRGIGVGTITTDQYAVVKDALTFIIGRMDEMDQNPDALGIVHTDLRDANFLTDGEKVIPIDFGRCVYGYHLYDLGEMCAHMGGDDSEILEQLIKGYHSIRKLTSYDIVTIEAFKMLFILSVIAEFILQTDNPYVYDTIKRLTEKDLVRLLSGEPVIPDIREVI; the protein is encoded by the coding sequence ATGTACGAGAACCTAATTAAAGAGCTGCTAATCGAAAAGTATTCACTGAGTGCTGTGAAAGTAGAGTTGATTTCATACAGCGGCAAAATGGTTTATGAGGTTCTTGGTGCAGGCGAGAAAAAATATATTTTTGATCTATTCATGAAGAAAGAGAATGAGAACAGCACCTCGAACGATGAGAACGTTAAATACTATACCCCTGAAGCCATTGCTTCAGAAGCGCGCATACTCCATATTTTAAACGAGCAGGTTCCCGAGCTGAAATCTCCATGTCCTGTGCCTAATAATGACGGTCAGTTACTTTCTGAAATGACGGTTGATGGCGCAAGCTTGCAATGCTTATTAAGGTATTATATTGCTGGAGAAGAATTAGTGAAGGGCAGCCCTGAATATGTTCGTCAGGCATACGATGCAGGTGTCGCTGCTGCCAAGCTGCACCAATGCTCGATTCACCATATGCAAGGTGAATACATAAATAGGCCCGTTCATAGGCAGCAGTATGTGCATAAGATTATCAATACGATACACCGAGGGATTGGCGTCGGAACGATAACGACCGATCAATACGCAGTCGTTAAGGATGCGTTGACCTTCATCATAGGAAGAATGGATGAGATGGATCAGAATCCGGACGCTCTCGGAATCGTTCACACCGATTTACGTGATGCAAACTTTCTGACTGATGGTGAGAAGGTCATTCCAATTGACTTTGGGAGATGCGTCTACGGCTATCATTTGTATGACTTGGGGGAAATGTGCGCACATATGGGCGGAGACGATAGCGAAATCCTCGAGCAGCTAATTAAAGGCTATCATTCTATACGCAAGCTTACTTCGTATGATATCGTGACGATTGAAGCATTCAAAATGTTGTTTATTTTAAGCGTCATAGCAGAATTCATCTTACAAACGGACAATCCATACGTATACGATACGATAAAAAGATTAACAGAGAAGGATTTAGTTCGCCTTCTTTCCGGTGAACCTGTTATTCCAGACATCCGTGAGGTTATCTAA